In Chanodichthys erythropterus isolate Z2021 chromosome 7, ASM2448905v1, whole genome shotgun sequence, a genomic segment contains:
- the mafa gene encoding transcription factor Maf, whose translation MASELALSSSDLPTSPLAMEYVNDFDLMKFEVKKEPLEPDRSINQCSRLIAGGSLSSTPMSTPCSSVPPSPSFSAPSPGSGSEQKAHLEDFYWMTGYQQQLNPEALGFSPEDAVEALINSTHQLQSFDGYARGQQFSSAAGPGGAMAGEEMGSAAAVVSAVIAAAAAQNGAPHHQHHHHHHSHHQQHQTPGVPSSNNSSAIHHQHSHLDDRFSDEQLVTMSVRELNRQLRGVSKEEVIRLKQKRRTLKNRGYAQSCRYKRVQQRHVLEGEKTQLMQQVDHLKQEISRLVRERDAYKEKYEKLVSSGFRENSSSSDNNPSSPEFFMSSRKFLHL comes from the coding sequence ATGGCATCAGAGCTGGCACTGAGCAGCTCCGACCTGCCCACCAGTCCCCTGGCCATGGAATATGTTAATGACTTCGATCTGATGAAGTTTGAGGTGAAGAAAGAGCCACTGGAGCCCGATCGCAGCATCAACCAGTGCAGCCGCCTAATCGCCGGGGGCTCCCTGTCTTCCACCCCGATGAGCACGCCCTGCAGCTCAGTTCCCCCTTCGCCAAGCTTCTCGGCGCCCAGCCCTGGCTCCGGGAGCGAGCAGAAGGCGCACCTGGAGGATTTCTACTGGATGACCGGTTATCAGCAGCAGCTCAACCCCGAGGCGTTGGGCTTCAGTCCCGAGGACGCGGTTGAAGCGCTGATTAACAGCACACATCAGCTCCAGAGCTTCGACGGCTATGCAAGGGGGCAGCAGTTTAGTAGCGCAGCCGGACCGGGAGGCGCCATGGCCGGGGAGGAGATGGGATCCGCAGCTGCGGTGGTGTCTGCAGTCATTGCCGCCGCTGCAGCGCAGAACGGGGCACCTCACCACCAgcaccatcatcatcaccacagCCACCACCAGCAGCACCAAACTCCCGGGGTCCCGTCCAGCAACAACTCCTCTGCCATCCACCACCAGCACAGCCACCTGGACGATCGCTTCTCGGACGAGCAACTCGTTACCATGTCCGTGCGTGAGCTCAACCGGCAGCTGCGCGGCGTCAGCAAAGAGGAGGTGATCCGACTCAAACAGAAGAGGAGAACCCTTAAAAACAGAGGCTATGCCCAGTCGTGTCGCTACAAGAGGGTCCAACAGAGGCACGTACTAGAGGGTGAGAAGACCCAGCTCATGCAGCAGGTGGACCACCTTAAACAAGAGATCTCCAGACTGGTGCGTGAGAGAGACGCGTACAAAGAGAAGTACGAGAAGCTGGTGAGCAGCGGCTTTCGAGAAAACTCATCGAGCAGCGACAACAACCCCTCATCCCCGGAGTTTTTCAT